Sequence from the Catenuloplanes indicus genome:
AGAGCGCGACCGAGACCGTGAAGTCCCGGGAGACGCCGTCCCCGTTCTTCGGCGAGACGATCCGTGTGGTGGCCGCCGGCGGTTTCGCCGGTGCCGCCGTGGTCGCCGCCGGTGCCGGTGCGGCCGGGGCGGGCGTGGTGGCGGCCGGGGCGCCCGTCGCGGACGCGGACGGCGTGGCCGACGGCAGCGTGCCCAGCGCGGAGTCGCCCGCGCCGGAGGGCCCTGCCGTGGCAGCCGGCTCGCCGGTCGCGTCGGCCACCGGCGTCACCGGATCCGCACCCGGCCGGACCAGCACGACGACCAGCATGATCACGGCGAACACGACCGCGGCCGCGGCGATCACCCAGGGCGTACGGTTCTGCTTCCGCGCCTCGCCCGGCTCCCCGAACGGCGACGACGGCACTCCGGAAACCGGCGCCCCGAACGTCGGCGAGCCGGACACCGGCTGGCCATAGCCCGGCCCGCCGGAAACGGGCTGACCAGGCCCGCCGGACACCGGCTGCCCGTAACCCGGCTGGCCACCATGAGGTGCGCCGGAGACCGGCTGGCCACCATGAGGTGCGCCGGAGACCGGCTGGCCTACGGCCGGGGTCGCGAACGGCGGCATCGGGGTGGTCGGCGTCTCCGCGGCCGGGACCGCGGGCAGCTGGGTGGTCGGGAAACCGTCCTCGGTCGCGGTCGGCGCACCCGCTGCCACGTACTCACGGGCGTGCGCCACCGCCGGGTGACCCTCGCCGAGCGCGGCCGGCCCGTGCTCCGCGACCAGCGCGAAGTTCTTCTTCGCCACCAGCCGGTTGGCCAGCTCGTCCGCGACCACGGCCAGGTCGTACGCCAGCAGCACCATCACCGGGTCGACCGGCTGGATCCGCTGCTGACCGGCCGCGTACGCCTCCTCCAGCAGCCGCCGCGCGCCGGTGTGGTCGCCGGCCTGCGCGTACAGCCCGGCGAGCTGGCGCATGGTGGTGAGCAGCTCCGGGTCACCCGTGGTAAGCCCGGGCCGGCCCTGGTCGACGGCCTTCTCCAGCAGGGCCCGGGCCGCGGCCGGGTCCCCGCCCTCCGCGATCCGCTGGGCCTGCTGGCGGGCTTCGGGATACGAGTGCACCCGGACATGGTTCCTGATCGCCGCAACGCCCCGCCACCCCGGTCCCGCGGTCCCGCGAGCAGGGCACGATCCACCGGCAGCCCGGCTCGGGGACCGCCGTGGCCCGGTACCGGCGGTCCCCGAGCCACGCGTAACCGGTGGCGCGGGTGGCGTACCGTCCCAGGTCATGATCGCCGTACGCCCCTGGCACCTGGTAGTCCTGCTGATCTGCATGGGCGGCACCGCCGCGCTCGTCGCCGCCGCGGTAGCGCTGAGCCGGCGGCGGTAGCGGCCGGCCGTTGCCGGCCATGCGCACACTGGACCCGTGCCCCCGACGCGGAAGACCCCACCGAGGATCCCCACCCCGGTCGCCTGGCTGGTGGCCGCCGTGGTCGTACCGGTATGGATCTGGTGCTGCGTGGCGGGCGTGTGGGCCTTCGGCAAGGAGTCGCTGGCCCGGGCCGGGTGGATCGGCGACCGCGGCACGGTGGTCGTCGACGGCTGCGCGGACGACCTGATCACCATCGGCATCGGCGCGAAATGGGAGGACTGTTCCGGCCTCTTCACCGCGGCCGGCGGCACCACGGCACCGGAGCCGGTGGTGATCGCCAACTCCCGCGAGCTCGCGACCGGCAGCCGCGTCGAGGTGCTGCTGGTCGGCGACGTGGCGTACCTGCCGCACTGGGGTGACGCCATCGCCGCCGCGATCACCATGCTGGTGTGCGCCGCGTTCGGCGGCATCGTGATCGTCCCGCTCCTGCTGGCGCTCCACGCGCGGGTGACGCGGCGGAACCCGCCGGTCGTGACGCAGCGCCGCCGGATCGGGAGATCCCGCCGCGGCCGCCGGGCGGCGTCGCGCGGCGGACGGCCGAACTGATACGCAAAGTCACCGCAAAACTACCCAAAAAATTCTCGGATCCGGGGCAGCAGCGACGACGGTTGACCGCGTTCAGGGGGTGGAGAACAACCGGCGAGGTCCGAGGAGAACAGCACCGATGGCATCCAAGCGCAGGCGGATCACAGTGGGAGTGACGGTCACCGCGGCCGTGGCCGTGCTCCTCGGGGTCGGCATCGGCACCGCGAACGCGGGCACCCGCCCCTGGTGGGACCGGTGGAAGCCGCGGCCGAAGCCGGTCGCGTCCGCACCGGCCACGCCGACGCCCACGCCGTCCGCCGTCGCCACCACGAAGGCACCGGCGCCGAGCGTGTCGCCGTCGCGCACCACCGCCGCGCCGAGCGTCACCCCGGCCACGTCGAAGCCGGCGGCGTCACCGTCGGTGACCGCCCCCGCCACCGGCGCCTGGACGCCGCCGCCGGCGAACGCGGGCTTCGACTACCAGATCGGCGGGGCGTACGCGCCGCCGTCCGGCGTGACCGTGGTCAGCCGGGACAGCGAGGCCAGCCCGGCCGCGGGGCTCTACAACATCTGCTACATCAACGCGTTCCAGGTGCAGCCGGGCGCGCAGTCGTGGTGGGAGAAGAACCACAACGACCTGCTGCTGCGGGACAAGAGCGGCAACCTCGTGATCGACGAGGACTGGGACGAGGCGATGCTGGACTTCTCCACCGCGGCCAAGCGCGCCGCGCTGACCACGGTCGCGGCCGGCTGGATCGACCAGTGCAAGGCCAAGGGCTTCCAGGCGATCGAGCCGGACAACCTCGACTCGTACACCCGGTCCAACGGGTTGCTGACCCAGGCTCAGGCGGTGGAGTACGCGGCGGCGCTCTCCGCCTACGCACACGGCAAGGGCCTGGCCGTCGGTCAGAAGAACCTGGCGGAGCTGTCCACCGCGAACGCGAAGAAGGCCGGGTTCGACTTCGCGGTCGCCGAGGAGTGCGGGGCGTGGAACGAGTGCGACCGCTACACCGCTACGTACGGTAACAACGTCGTCGTGATCGAATACACTCAGAGCGGCTTCACGAAGGCGTGCAACGGGTTCGGCAGCAAGCTCTCGATCGTCCTGCGGGACGTCGACGTGACGGCGCCGGGGTCGCGTTCGTACGTGTTCAAGGGCTGCTGATCTGCTTTCCCGATTCCGCTACGCCCCCGAGATCTCCGGTGCCCCGCGCGGGCCCGGAGATCTCCGGCGTCGAGGCGAACAGGCCACGATGAGCACCAACGAGTCGACGACGGTCGTCACCGGCCGTGCGGAGGACTTCGACGACTTCGTGCACGGCCGCGGCCGGGCGCTGCTGCGGTTCGCGTACGTGCTGTCCGGTGACGCGCACCTGGCGGAGGACCTGGTGCAGGAGGTGCTGGCGCGCATGCACCGGCGCTGGCACAAGGTCACCGTGATGGAGAGCCCGGAGGCGTACGTGCGGACCGCGATCGTGCGCCAGTTCGTCTCCTGGCGCCGGCGCTTCTCCGCCCGGGAGGCGATCCTCGCGGACGTGCCGGAGCCGGCCGGTGTCGACGAACCACAGGCGCGGGTGGCCGCCCGCGACCAGATGTGGCAGCTGATGGCCGGGCTGCCGCGCTCTCAGCGCGCGGTGCTGGTGCTGCGCTTCTACGAGGATCTGCCGGACGACGAGATCGCCGCGCTGCTGGGCTGCGGGCAGTCCACGGTCCGGTCCCAGGCGGCCCGCGCGCTGGCGAGGATGCGGACCATGTTGAGCGAGAGAGGAGTGGGCGGCGATGGATGAGCTGGACCGGTTGCTGGCGGAGACGATGCACGACGCGGCCGGCCGCGCCCCCTCCGACGACGGCCTGCTGCGCGGCGTGCACACGCGGTCCCGGGTGCTCCGCCGGCGCCGCATGATCACCACGAGCGTTTCCGCGGTGGTGGCCGTGGTCGCGGTCGGCGTGCCGGTCGCGGCCGTGCTGACCACCCGGCCCGAGCCGGTCGTGCCACCGGCCGCCACCGCACCGGCCGTGCCGCCCTCCCCCACCGCCGCGGCCAGCGCGTCCCCGTCCCCGCCGGCCGCGCCGCCGTCGAGCGGCCCGCCGTCGCCGTCCGCGCCGCCGCCGGAGAGCGAGGCGCCGGCCGGCACCGCGGTGACGCTGGCCGAGGGCTGGACCGCGCCGGTGTTCCCGTACACGCTGCCGCCCGCGGACGACCGGCGCACGCCGGTGGCCACGATGAGCGGCGGCGACCTGATCGGCTTCTTCGAGACCACCGACCCGGCGCACGAGGCGGACATCACGGTCACGGTGTCCGGCGTGCGCCCGTCGTTCGGCACGCCCGGCACCGAGACCGCGCGGCAGGTGCGCGGCAGGGCCGGCACGCTGCGGACCGTGGACGTGCAGCCGGCCCGGCAGCTCACGCTGTACTGGCAGGAGTCGCCGGGCCGGTGGATCTCGCTGACCACGGACGACACGTACACGCCGGACCAGGTGGTCGAGTGGGCCGGCGCGCTGTCCGAGGCGTCGATCGCGGTGCAGCCGCCGTTCCGGCTCGGCGTGTCCCCGGCCGGGCTGACCACCACGACCGTCACCAAGTCTCGGATGATCTTCACCGGCCCGGGCGACGTCAGCCTGATCCTGCGCAAGCGGCAGCAGCTGACCGGCACGAACCAGACCATCAACGGGTACGCCGCGGCGCTCACCCGGGACGACGCCGGCGCCCGGCTGACCATCGACGTGGACGACTGGGACGCCACGCTGGAGATCACCGTCACCGGCGGCCTCACCATCACCGACGCCGACCTGCTCCGCCTCGGCACCGGCGTGCAGCTGCTGACCCGCTCCAACCCGGAGTAGCAGGCCGTTTCCCCAGGGGGTCCCGCCCGTCCGCCGGCTCAGCGGGCGGGCGGGAACTGGCCGTAGTCCTGCACGATGCCGGTGGTCAGCGTCATCAGCTCGGGTGACTCGCGCTGCAGGTCCGGGTCCTTGAAACTGAACGCGAACAGGCCGTCCGCGACCAGCCGGGCCAGCGCCTCCGGCGGGAACGTGCGGTGCAGGTCGTCCAGGTAGACGGCGAGCGAGTCCTCGTGCGGGCCGTAGTGCGAGACCATCACCGGGCCGTGCGCGCCGAGCACGCCGACCATCTGCGCGATGTGGTCCGCGTTGCCGTCCTCGGTGAACGCGCCGAAGCTCTGGAAGTCGGACGCGCGCATGACCTCCACGAAATACTGGAACATCGACCGGCCGGCGCCGTTCTCCGGGTCGTCGTGGGAGGCGTTCCAGCCGTCCCAGTTCAGCGCGATGCGCAGGTTCGGTGCGGCGGCCCGCATCACCCGGATCAGCTCGAGGTATCGCTCCTTGAGCGCCATGTAGTAGTTCGTGGTCGCCGGGTCGTCGAGGTAGCCGTTGTCCGCGCAGGTCAGGTGCTGGAGGCCGGAGAACATCGAGATGTACAGCGGCGGCCCGTCCGCCCGGCCCGCGAATGCGGCCGCCAGCCGCCGCATGTCCGGCACGAACTCGTCGGACAGCGGGTAGGGCTGACCGCACGCGTGGCCGAACCGGGTGTCCAGCGACTCGCCGTCCTCCCAGGTGCCGACGATCACGTGCATGGCCAGACCGGACGCGTACGTCTGCGGGATCACGTCGGCCCGCCAGCCCTCGAACCGCTCCAGGTCGCCCTGCTTGTGGTACCAGGTGGTGACCATGCCGATGCCGGACTGCATCAGCGGTGACTTCCCGGCCCGCACCGGGTCCGGCCCGAGGCCGAAGAGGATCCGCGGCGCGGCCGCCACCCCGCCCGCGACGCCACCGGCCCGCTGGAGACCGCGACCGGCTACCGTGGCCGACCCGCCGGCCAGCACCAGCACCCCGGCCAGCACCAGCGCGAGCAGCGCGGCCGGCACCCGCCGCCGGTCCGCCCGCACCGGCCGCCGGGGCGGCGCGGCCGGCACCGGCGACGTCACGGCCACCGCCGGGCCGGGGGCGTGCGACGCAGGCGCCGGGGAGCCCGTCGCCGGGGCCGCGGCGTGCGGGCCTGACGTCGCAGGAGCCGCATCGCGGGAGCCGGAGGCCGCCGGGCCCGTGGTCGGTGGGCCGGCGGCCGGGTCCGGCCGGTCCGCGGTCTCGGTGAGCAGCGCCCGGTAGGCCTCGCGGAGCCGGCTGCCCGGCTCCGCGCCGAACGTGTCCAGCAGCAGCACGCGCGCCGCCTCGTAGCTGGCCAGCGCGTCCACCTGCCAGCCGGCCGCGCGCTGCGCGACGACCAGCCGCTCCCAGGCCGGCTCGCGCAGCCGGTCCTCGGTCAGCATCGCGCGAGCCAGCGCGATCGCCTCGCCCGCCTCGCCGGTCGCGATCAGCGCGTCGGCCAGCGTGTACCGCGCGCTCCAGCGCAGCTCGGTCAGGTGCCGGACGGTGACCGTGTCGAGCGCGTCCGCCTCCGGGTCGCCGCGCCACAGCGCCAGCGCCCGCTGCTCCAGCCGCACGGCCGCGGCCGGGTCGCCCTGCCCGAGCGCGGCCATCCCGGCCTCGGCCAGCGCACTGAACACGTCCGCGTCCAGCTCGCCCTCCGCCACCGTGAGCCGGTAGGCGCCGCCACGGCCGGCCAGGCGTGCCTCCCCGTCCGTACCCGGTGGGAGGATCTTGCGCAGTTGGTGGATGTAGGTCTTGATGCTGCCGCTGACCGAGCTGGGGTAGTCGGCGCGCTCCCAGAGCGCCGCGGCCAGCGTGTCGTTGTCGACCCAGCGGTTGCGCCCGCGCAGCAGCGCGGCGAGCAGCGTGCGGCGGCGGCCGGGCGGCAGCGGCACGTCGGTCCCGTCCGGCCCGGTCACGGCGAGCGGGCCCAGCACGGCGAACGACGGCTCCACGGGATGAGACAACAGACACTCCTGGAAATCGATATCGACCGTCACAGCCTAGGACAAGAGGTGCCGACCGCGTCACCCGTCCGTACCGCTTCTGAACTGCGGTTTCACCATTTGCTCACCGCGACCTGACCGAATCGGCGGGCACAGTGGACGGAGTGCGCGTCCCCTGTTCCCGGGTCATGACGCCCAACCGCACGCGTCCCTAGCGTGACCTGCGCCGAGCTTCACCGCTAGCAGAGGGAGGGATCATGCGGACTCATCTGGCCGCCGCGGCCGCCGGGCTCGTGGTCATCACCGGAACCGGGATCGCCGTGGCACAGGCCGCACCCGCGGCCGACGCCGTGACACGCACCGGATCACTGGTCAACACGTGCGCGAACCCGGTCGTGGACCGGGACGTCACCGGCTGGGGCCGGCACGGCACCGGCGCGGCCGGCGCGCGGGTCGCGATCGGCGCGCACGTCGTGGCCGATCACGCCTATCGCCAGCCGTCCGGGAACGGCGTGAACCCGGAGATGTACCTGCCGCAGAAGGACGTCACCGAGGCCGAGCGCTGGCGGTTCGCGATGGACACCTGGGTCAGCGGCACCACCGCGGCGGTGACCGCGCGGATGCAGGTGGACTGGTACGGCCCGGCCAGTGCCTACCTCGGCCACTCCAACGGCGCCGAGGTCCCGGTCACGCCGAACGCGGTGGAGACGTGGACCCGAGTCGCCGGCGAGTTCACCGCGCCGGGCGGCGCCACCCGCGCGAACGTGACCGCGCAACTGACCGGCCCGGCCGGGATGACCTGGTCCGCGACCGCCTGCGACTACCAGCCGATCTCGTTGCCGGACCCGACGACCCCGCCGGCCACCCCGCCGCCGGGCGGCGCGGACACCGCGGCGCAGCGCTACAACTGGGGCACCCCGCTGCCGGCGTCCGACGAGTTCGACTACGGCAGCGCGGCCGCGCCCGCGAAACCGGACGCGACGAAGTGGACGCTGGCCGGCAGCGAGGCCAGCGGCTGCTGGGAGGGGCACAACGGCAACGGGCGGCGCTGCGAGGAGAACAGCCGGGTGCTGGGCGGCATCATGCGGATGACCGGCGAGGCCGGCGGCGACACCGGCCTGCTGGGCAGCAAGTTCGCGCAGCGGTACGGCCGGTGGGAGGTGCGGGCCCGCTCGCAGGCCACGTCCGCGAACAACGGCAAGCAGTACCACCCGGTGCTGCTGCTCTGGCCGGACGACGAGGAGTGGCCGGAGGGCGCGGAGTACGACTACCTGGAGAACAGCGCGCCCGGCGAGCAGTGCGCCGAGGCGTTCATGCACTACCCGAACCACCAGCCGAAGGTGCAGGAGCATGCGACGAAGTGCAACGTCGACCTGACCCAGTGGCACAACTTCGCGTTCGAGTGGACGCCGCAGCACGTCAAGGGCTTCATCGACGGGCAGCAGTGGTTCGTGTTCAGCGCGGACTGCATCCAGTGCGCGCCCGGCCCGATGTTCCAGACGATCCAGCTGGACAACTTCCACGGCACCGGCCTGCAGACCGCGATCTTCGAGGTCGACTGGGCACGGGTCTACTCGCTGTGAGTCCGGTGGCCGGCGAGCCCGGCCGGGGTGTAGAGCCCGTCGGCCACCGCCCGCACCAGCAGGTCCGCCTTGGTCGGCAGGTGGTGGCCCAGCTCCGCGTACTTCTGCCGGATCCGTTTGATGTACATCTCCACCGTGTGCGGTGAGATGCCCATCCGGCGGGCCACCGACGCCTTGGTCAGCGAGCCGAGCCACCAGCACAGCGCCGCGTGCTCGCGCGCGGACAGGTGCGGGACGATCCTGGGAGCCGTGCCCCGCCCGTGTGGCACGGCCGCCAGGATCTCGGCGATCAACTCGCGCCGGTCCCGGTCCACGGTGAACACCACGACCGGACGGCGGTGCAGGCCGAGGACGCACGCGCCGGAGTCGCACACCAGCACGTCCGCGTCCTCGGCCTCGGTCACCGCCAGCCGTGGGTCCTGCCGCAGCCAGGAGCGCACACCCTCGGCCACCACCGGACGCATGCCGGCGACGCCGACGCGGATCGTCACCACATCCATGACCACCGAGCCTGCGGTACGGCGGTCAGCGGTGGGTCAATCCGCGGTGAAGGTCCGGGTCAGCGCGGTGCCGGTGGGCGCGGTGACGGCGGCGCGGGCCGGTCCTCGACCGGCGTGAGCGGGAACGTCACGCTGTCGCCGTCCGCGACCGTCACCTCCGTACCCTCGTGGCCGAACGTCGCGGCGTCGCCGCGCACCGCGTAGGTCACCTCGCCGGGCGTGACGGTCACGGTCAGCCGCGCCCGCCGCCAGCGCATCCGGAACCGCAGCCGGGACAGGCCCGGTGCCAGCCGGGGCGCGAACGACAGCCGCCCGCCGCAGTCGCGCAGCCCGCCGAAACCCATCACCAGCGCCATCCACGCGCCCGCGCACGCGGCGATGTGCAGGCCGTCGCCGCCGGACTCGCCGCCGCCGCGCAGGTCGAGCAGCGCGGCCTCGGCCAGGTACGCGTGGGCCAGGGACAGGTGCCCGGTCTCCGCCGCGAGCACGGCCTGGACCGGCGCGGACAGCGACGAGTCACGGACCGTGCGGGCCTCGTAGTAGGCGAAGTTACGCCGTTTCTGCTCCGGCGTGAACACGTCGCCGCGCATCAGCATGGCCAGCACCAGGTCCGCCTGCTTGACCACCTGACGGCGGTAGAGGTTCAGGTACGGGTGGTGCAGCATCAGCGGGAACCGGTCCCCCGGGAAGGTCCACTCCTCCAGGCGGGTGAACCCGGCCGACTGGTCGTGCACGTCGTGCCGTTCGTCGTACGGGATCGCGATCCGGTCCGCTATCTCCAGCGAGTGCTGGTCGAGCGCGGCGGCGCGCAGATTCTGCTGCGCCATCAGGTTCGTGTAGACGTTGTCGTCCATCAGCGCGCTGTACTCGTCCGGGCCGGTCACGCCCACGATGTGCGCGACGCCGTCCGCGTCCAGATGCGACACGCTCACCCACAGCCGCGCGGTCTCGTCGATCAGCTCACGGCCGGCCTCGCGCATGAACGTCTCGTCGCCGGTGGCCGCGTGGTAGCGCAGCACCGCACCGGCGATGTCCGCGTTCACGTGCAGGCCCGCGGTGCCGGCCGGCCAGTAGCCGGAGCACTCCGGGCCGGTGATCGTCCGCCAGGCGAACGCGGCACCGGCCAGGCCCAGCTCCCGGGCCCGGTCCCGGGCGTGGCCGAGCGTGTGGTGCCGCCAGCGGAGTGCGCGCTCGGCGTACTCCGGGTGGGTGTAGGTGAGCACCGGCAGCACGTAGATCTCGGTGTCCCAGAGCGTGTGGCCGTCGTATCCGTTGCCGGTCAGGCCCTTCGCCGGGATCGGGCCGGGCACGGACAGCGCACCGGCCTGCAGCACGTGGAACAGCCCGAACCGGACCGCCTGCTGCACCTCCGGGTCACCGTCGATCTCCACGTCCGCGTCCGCCCAGAACGCCTCCAGGTGCCGGCACTGCTCGTCGGTGAGCACGTCGAACCCGGCCGCCACGGCCGCGTCCCGCTCCCGCAGCGCGGACTCGCGCACGTCCTCGTCGCCACCCCACCGGTACGCCACGATCTTGTCGAACCGCAGCTCGCCGTGGCCCTCCGCGGTCCACCGGAGCAGGTCCGGCTCCGACGACACGATGCCGTCCGCGCCGACGTGCGCGACCGCGGCCGCCACCGAGATCTTCGAGCGGCGGGTCCGGTGCACCAGCGCGTCCCGGTCGTGCGCCACCGGCTCGAACGGCCGCGGGATGATCTCGCTGGCCCGCGGGTCGTCCCGCTGCTCCGGCGGCTCCTCGTTGACCCGCACGTCCGACTCGGCCCGCAGCGGCGCGTCGGCCCGGGCCACGTACCGGACCGCCGC
This genomic interval carries:
- a CDS encoding tetratricopeptide repeat protein; protein product: MHSYPEARQQAQRIAEGGDPAAARALLEKAVDQGRPGLTTGDPELLTTMRQLAGLYAQAGDHTGARRLLEEAYAAGQQRIQPVDPVMVLLAYDLAVVADELANRLVAKKNFALVAEHGPAALGEGHPAVAHAREYVAAGAPTATEDGFPTTQLPAVPAAETPTTPMPPFATPAVGQPVSGAPHGGQPVSGAPHGGQPGYGQPVSGGPGQPVSGGPGYGQPVSGSPTFGAPVSGVPSSPFGEPGEARKQNRTPWVIAAAAVVFAVIMLVVVLVRPGADPVTPVADATGEPAATAGPSGAGDSALGTLPSATPSASATGAPAATTPAPAAPAPAATTAAPAKPPAATTRIVSPKNGDGVSRDFTVSVALSGADVAATGTKLALTVCVKEWCFLDGPITIKNGVAEDYTVTLGPKDGEGVGEKWTVRIDRLSQADYTFLADHKRKATEDGTWGAGVTTPIDRLNKTPVSSVVITKTS
- a CDS encoding endo alpha-1,4 polygalactosaminidase, with protein sequence MTVTAAVAVLLGVGIGTANAGTRPWWDRWKPRPKPVASAPATPTPTPSAVATTKAPAPSVSPSRTTAAPSVTPATSKPAASPSVTAPATGAWTPPPANAGFDYQIGGAYAPPSGVTVVSRDSEASPAAGLYNICYINAFQVQPGAQSWWEKNHNDLLLRDKSGNLVIDEDWDEAMLDFSTAAKRAALTTVAAGWIDQCKAKGFQAIEPDNLDSYTRSNGLLTQAQAVEYAAALSAYAHGKGLAVGQKNLAELSTANAKKAGFDFAVAEECGAWNECDRYTATYGNNVVVIEYTQSGFTKACNGFGSKLSIVLRDVDVTAPGSRSYVFKGC
- a CDS encoding SigE family RNA polymerase sigma factor, which produces MSTNESTTVVTGRAEDFDDFVHGRGRALLRFAYVLSGDAHLAEDLVQEVLARMHRRWHKVTVMESPEAYVRTAIVRQFVSWRRRFSAREAILADVPEPAGVDEPQARVAARDQMWQLMAGLPRSQRAVLVLRFYEDLPDDEIAALLGCGQSTVRSQAARALARMRTMLSERGVGGDG
- a CDS encoding AfsR/SARP family transcriptional regulator: MSHPVEPSFAVLGPLAVTGPDGTDVPLPPGRRRTLLAALLRGRNRWVDNDTLAAALWERADYPSSVSGSIKTYIHQLRKILPPGTDGEARLAGRGGAYRLTVAEGELDADVFSALAEAGMAALGQGDPAAAVRLEQRALALWRGDPEADALDTVTVRHLTELRWSARYTLADALIATGEAGEAIALARAMLTEDRLREPAWERLVVAQRAAGWQVDALASYEAARVLLLDTFGAEPGSRLREAYRALLTETADRPDPAAGPPTTGPAASGSRDAAPATSGPHAAAPATGSPAPASHAPGPAVAVTSPVPAAPPRRPVRADRRRVPAALLALVLAGVLVLAGGSATVAGRGLQRAGGVAGGVAAAPRILFGLGPDPVRAGKSPLMQSGIGMVTTWYHKQGDLERFEGWRADVIPQTYASGLAMHVIVGTWEDGESLDTRFGHACGQPYPLSDEFVPDMRRLAAAFAGRADGPPLYISMFSGLQHLTCADNGYLDDPATTNYYMALKERYLELIRVMRAAAPNLRIALNWDGWNASHDDPENGAGRSMFQYFVEVMRASDFQSFGAFTEDGNADHIAQMVGVLGAHGPVMVSHYGPHEDSLAVYLDDLHRTFPPEALARLVADGLFAFSFKDPDLQRESPELMTLTTGIVQDYGQFPPAR
- a CDS encoding glycoside hydrolase family 16 protein, with the translated sequence MRTHLAAAAAGLVVITGTGIAVAQAAPAADAVTRTGSLVNTCANPVVDRDVTGWGRHGTGAAGARVAIGAHVVADHAYRQPSGNGVNPEMYLPQKDVTEAERWRFAMDTWVSGTTAAVTARMQVDWYGPASAYLGHSNGAEVPVTPNAVETWTRVAGEFTAPGGATRANVTAQLTGPAGMTWSATACDYQPISLPDPTTPPATPPPGGADTAAQRYNWGTPLPASDEFDYGSAAAPAKPDATKWTLAGSEASGCWEGHNGNGRRCEENSRVLGGIMRMTGEAGGDTGLLGSKFAQRYGRWEVRARSQATSANNGKQYHPVLLLWPDDEEWPEGAEYDYLENSAPGEQCAEAFMHYPNHQPKVQEHATKCNVDLTQWHNFAFEWTPQHVKGFIDGQQWFVFSADCIQCAPGPMFQTIQLDNFHGTGLQTAIFEVDWARVYSL
- a CDS encoding response regulator transcription factor; translated protein: MDVVTIRVGVAGMRPVVAEGVRSWLRQDPRLAVTEAEDADVLVCDSGACVLGLHRRPVVVFTVDRDRRELIAEILAAVPHGRGTAPRIVPHLSAREHAALCWWLGSLTKASVARRMGISPHTVEMYIKRIRQKYAELGHHLPTKADLLVRAVADGLYTPAGLAGHRTHSE
- a CDS encoding glycoside hydrolase family 65 protein, whose amino-acid sequence is MSEIGAAEPWAVRETGVPDDGELRQRESVFALANGHIGLRGNLDEPEICGMPGTYLNSLFEERDLSYPEEGYAFPKRTETIVDAPNAKPITLTVGGERFDVRTGTVTRHERVLDLRRGTLVREVEWTSPRGVRLSLRTERLVSFTRPSIAAVRYVARADAPLRAESDVRVNEEPPEQRDDPRASEIIPRPFEPVAHDRDALVHRTRRSKISVAAAVAHVGADGIVSSEPDLLRWTAEGHGELRFDKIVAYRWGGDEDVRESALRERDAAVAAGFDVLTDEQCRHLEAFWADADVEIDGDPEVQQAVRFGLFHVLQAGALSVPGPIPAKGLTGNGYDGHTLWDTEIYVLPVLTYTHPEYAERALRWRHHTLGHARDRARELGLAGAAFAWRTITGPECSGYWPAGTAGLHVNADIAGAVLRYHAATGDETFMREAGRELIDETARLWVSVSHLDADGVAHIVGVTGPDEYSALMDDNVYTNLMAQQNLRAAALDQHSLEIADRIAIPYDERHDVHDQSAGFTRLEEWTFPGDRFPLMLHHPYLNLYRRQVVKQADLVLAMLMRGDVFTPEQKRRNFAYYEARTVRDSSLSAPVQAVLAAETGHLSLAHAYLAEAALLDLRGGGESGGDGLHIAACAGAWMALVMGFGGLRDCGGRLSFAPRLAPGLSRLRFRMRWRRARLTVTVTPGEVTYAVRGDAATFGHEGTEVTVADGDSVTFPLTPVEDRPAPPSPRPPAPR